The genomic DNA CCAAGTCACCGAGCGGTTCTTTCGGAATCGCTGGAAGCAGGGTTATGCGTGTCAAAGATTGGAAGGAGATGCCTGGTCGTGAAATCACCACGAACGAACAGAGGGTCAGGAGTGTTGCTGGTTCCCTCCAACTCGGAAAGTCCAAGAACGCGTCGAGACCGATAAGGAAAAACAGGCTCGTCCCTGGGCCGTATTGCTGTCGCAATGCTCGAATGGTGTCGAGCGTGTAGGACTTGCCGGGACGATTGATTTCTACGGTTGAGACAGCGAAGGTGGGATCGGAGGCAATAGCCAGACGGACCATTTCATATCGGTCCTTGGCCGAAGCCAATGTCCCTACAGGCTTATGTGGAGGATCTCCGGTGGGAATGAAGAGAATTTGGTCGAAGCCGAGCAGGTCCTGCGTCTGTCGCGCAATGGCCAAATGGCCGTTGTGGACGGGGTTGAAGCTGCCTCCCAGTAGCCCAACACGTGTGAGACCCAAGAGTTCAGTGCCGGGCGCGACGGAGGGAGGTTCAGAATCATCAGAAATCATCGCTCAGCACTAGAGAATCACAAGATTATCGCGGTGGATCACTTCCTCATACTCTTGGGGACCGATCCGCGAGTGAATCTCAGCCGTCTTCAGCCCTTTGATTTGCGCGAGCGTATCGGAGGAGAAATTCACCAACCCTTTAGCAAACTCCTTGCCATCGCGATCAGTACAACTGACTGGATCGCCGGCGTCGAAGGAGCCAGTAACACCGAGAATGCCGGATGCCAAAAGGCTCTTTCCCCGACGGGTTAGGGCTTCGACCGCTCCTTCGTCAAGAGTGAGGTGTCCACGGGCGCGCAAGGTAAACGCGATCCAATGTTTGCGACTGGTCAGGCGACGTTCTTTTGCGGAAAAGAGTGTACCGCCTGCTCCACCGGACAAGGCCATGGGCAGGAGCCCCGGTTTCTCTCCGTTGAGGATCAGAGTGGCAACACCGTACTCACCGACTTTTTTTGCGGCTCGGATCTTTGTGGCCATTCCGCCAGTGCCTTCGAACGTGCTCGACATTCCCGCTCGCTGCTCGATGTCGCTGGTAATCTCCGGGACCACCGAGATCAATGTCGCCGCCGGATTTTTGCGAGGATCGTCCGTAAAGAATCCCTCCACATCGGACAAAATGACGAGCAGATCGGCGTCCACTAAGTGGGCGACGTCAGCCGCCAGCGTATCGTTATCACCTACCCGAATTTCGTCCACCGCCACGGTGTCGTTTTCATTGATGATAGGAATGACGCCGAAGCCGATCAGCGCTGTCAACGTGTGCCGGGCATTCAGAAAACGGCGCCGGTCGGTCAGATCATGATGAGTGAGCAGAATCTGCGCCACTTTGACTCCGCATCGCTCGAAGGATTTTTCGTAGGCCCACATCAGCCGGCTTTGTCCAACAGCTGCTGCGGCCTGTTTCACGGGAAGACTCTTCGGATACTCCTTCAAGCCCAGCTTCTTGATGCCGGAGACAATGGCACCGGATGAGACGAGGAGAATCTCTCGCCCTCCACTCCGAAGGGTCGCGATATCATCGGCAAGTCGGTCGATTTGGTCAGGGCGTAGTCCTGACTCTCGAGAGGCTACGAGGCTGCTCCCGAGTTTGATGACGATCCGCTTGGCGTGGCTCAGGAGTTCGTCTCGCATGGGGCATTTCTCAGGCTCTCGACCTGTTGTCCAACGTATGTCACTAATTCCGTCAGCCCATCTCTTGTCGCGGCTGAGATGGGGAAATACTTGTACCGATGGCGTTTGCAGAAGGTCTGCAATTGATGGAGACGTGTGCCATCACCCGTGATGTCGATCTTGGTCCCCACCACGGCGAACGGGCGCTCGGCCAGTGTTTCGTCATAGGCAAGGAGTTCCTTGCGCATGACCTCGAAGCTCGTGACGGGATCATCGGGAGCCCATTCCGAGACATCGATCAGGTGAAGCAGAAAGGAAGTGCGTTCGATGTGGCGGAGAAATTGAAATCCCAGACCTTTGCCTTCATGAGCCCCCTCGATAAGGCCTGGAATATCCGCCACGACAAATGAGCGATCATTCCCCCAGCGGACTACGCCGAGGTTCGGGGTCAACGTCGTGAACGGATAGTCGGCGATCTTCGGGCGCGCCGCAGAAATCGCAGCGATCAAAGTGGACTTGCCGGCGTTGGGAAAACCGACGAGCCCCACATCGGCAAGCAGTTTCAGCTCGAGTCGGAGCCAGCGTTCTTCTCCATCCGTTCCCGTTTCAAAATGGGTGGGGACGCGATTCGTCGAGGTTGCAAAATGGCTGTTCCCACGGCCGCCTCGTCCGCCGTGTGCTCCCACGAAAGCATCACCGGGTGCGACCAAATCCGCGACCGCCTCGTTTGTGCTATCGTCATACACCACCGTGCCGATCGGGACTGCGAGGGCGATG from Nitrospiraceae bacterium includes the following:
- the nadD gene encoding nicotinate-nucleotide adenylyltransferase; protein product: MISDDSEPPSVAPGTELLGLTRVGLLGGSFNPVHNGHLAIARQTQDLLGFDQILFIPTGDPPHKPVGTLASAKDRYEMVRLAIASDPTFAVSTVEINRPGKSYTLDTIRALRQQYGPGTSLFFLIGLDAFLDFPSWREPATLLTLCSFVVISRPGISFQSLTRITLLPAIPKEPLGDLDEGRRSRLDVPLPHQQLICVHLPPTPVSASDIRNRVRQSQPVTNLLPPSVESYIIQHHLY
- the proB gene encoding glutamate 5-kinase, which translates into the protein MRDELLSHAKRIVIKLGSSLVASRESGLRPDQIDRLADDIATLRSGGREILLVSSGAIVSGIKKLGLKEYPKSLPVKQAAAAVGQSRLMWAYEKSFERCGVKVAQILLTHHDLTDRRRFLNARHTLTALIGFGVIPIINENDTVAVDEIRVGDNDTLAADVAHLVDADLLVILSDVEGFFTDDPRKNPAATLISVVPEITSDIEQRAGMSSTFEGTGGMATKIRAAKKVGEYGVATLILNGEKPGLLPMALSGGAGGTLFSAKERRLTSRKHWIAFTLRARGHLTLDEGAVEALTRRGKSLLASGILGVTGSFDAGDPVSCTDRDGKEFAKGLVNFSSDTLAQIKGLKTAEIHSRIGPQEYEEVIHRDNLVIL
- the obgE gene encoding GTPase ObgE, with the translated sequence MFVDEVRIFVKAGRGGDGACSFRREKYVPRGGPDGGDGGHGGDVVLMASARLTTLLDLRYQQQYEAQDGEPGGGSNCSGRRGENIALAVPIGTVVYDDSTNEAVADLVAPGDAFVGAHGGRGGRGNSHFATSTNRVPTHFETGTDGEERWLRLELKLLADVGLVGFPNAGKSTLIAAISAARPKIADYPFTTLTPNLGVVRWGNDRSFVVADIPGLIEGAHEGKGLGFQFLRHIERTSFLLHLIDVSEWAPDDPVTSFEVMRKELLAYDETLAERPFAVVGTKIDITGDGTRLHQLQTFCKRHRYKYFPISAATRDGLTELVTYVGQQVESLRNAPCETNS